From Clostridium sp. SY8519:
GCGGATGGCACCGAGCTCTATGTCCGGATAAGATCCCGGGGAGACGGGCTGCATGTGACCTGCCGCAACAACGGGAAGCCGCCGGAAGGTCCCATTCGGGAAGGGGGCGGTCTGTCCGGCGTGCGCGGAAGCGTGGAAGGAATCGGCGGAACCCTGGAGATTGCCTCGGCACCGGAGTTTCAGCTGACCGCTTTTTTGCCCGCGTATGCGGGCGGCAGCAGAGGGAGAAAAGGATGGAGAAATACAAGGTGTTAGTGGTAGAAGACCAGGCGATGCCCCGGCATTTGTTTGAACTGTTTATCGAACAGTCGGAGCGGTATCAGCTGGTGAAAAGTCTGGAAAGCGCGGAACTGGCGGATATTTACTGCCTGAAGAACCCGGTGGACCTGATTTTGATGGATGTACTTACAAAAAACGGATCCAGCGGTCTGAAAGCGGCGGAACGGATCAAACGAAAAAAACCGGGCATCCGGATCATTATTGTGACGTCCATGCCGGAATATTCCTGGATGGAGCGGGCCAGAAGCATCGGCGTGGAGAGCTTCTGGTACAAGGATATCAGCAAAGAGCCCATTCTGTCTCTGATGGACCGGACCATGGCAGGCGAATCCGTATATCCGGACGCGCCGCCGGAGGTGGAAATCGGATTAACCACCAGCGCCAGCTTCAGCGTACGGGAACTGGAGATTCTCCGGGAGATGACGGGAGGATACAAAAATTCAGAGATCGCCGAGCATCTGTATCTGTCGGTCAATACTGTGAAAAAATATATTCAGTGCATGCTGGACAAGACCGGATTTCATACCAGGACGGAACTGGCGGTAAAGGCCAGGGAACATGGCCTGGTCATTATTGACAAGGAATGGCTGGATGAGTAATATAAAAATGCTGTGTATAAAATGATGTACATTGCGTGGAAAAGTTGAATTTTCTTGTCTGCAGATTGCCTGCATGGTAAAATAGTTCGTCATGTATATAAATAAGAAAGGTAAGCAATCTATGGAAGAAAAGAAAAAGCAGAAAAAGAAAATGCCCCTGGCAGGCCAGATTTTTATCGCGCTGGTTCTTGCCATTGTTGTAGGACTTCTGATTCAGAGTCAGGCAGGTTTTGCCAATACGTATATCAAGCCGTTTGGTACGATCTTTCTGAATCTGGTCAAATTCATTGTCGTGCCGATCGTTCTGTTCTCCATTATGGCAGGCGTAGTATCCATGAAAGATATCAAGACCGTAGGCGCCATCGGCGGTTCATCGCTGGTATATTACTTCTGTACCACGGCGTTTGCCACCATCATCGGCCTGTTTGTGGCGAACCTGTTCAAAAGCCACTTTCCGGCACTGGCTGTGTCAAATCTGAAATATACCGCGCCGGAGAAGGTGTCGGCGATGGATACCATTGTCAATATTTTCCCTTCAAACTTTATCACGCCGATGTCTGAGGCAAATATGCTGCAGGTAATTGTCATGGCGCTGATTATCGGATTTGCCATTATTCTGGTAGGGGAAAAAGCGCAGCTGGTAGTCAAGGGCGTCAATGCGCTGAACGAAGTGTTCATGAAGTGCATGGAGATGATCCTGAAGCTGTCACCGATCGGTGTCTTCTGCCTCCTGTGCCCGGTTGTGGCGGAGAACGGGGCGACGATCATCGGATCCCTGGCCAAGGTCCTTTTGGCGGCCTATATCTGCTACGTGCTGCATGCAGCGATTGTATACTCGATTGCAGTGCGGACCATGGGCGGAATGAGCCCGCTGAAGTTCTTCAGGGGCATGCTGCCGGCAATGTTATTTGCCTTTTCTTCCGCATCTTCGGTCGGCACACTGCCGCTGAACCTGGAGTGTACCGAGAAACTGGGCGCAAGAAAGGAAGTGGCAACCTTTGTCCTTCCGCTGGGCGCCACGATCAATATGGACGGAACGGCCATCTACCAGGGTGTGTGCGCGATCTTTATCGCTTCCTGTTATGGAATTCACCTGACACCCTCCCAGATGGTGACCATTGTTCTGACTGCTACGCTGGCATCTGTCGGTACCGCCGGAGTTCCGGGGGCAGGTATGGTCATGCTGGCCATGGTGCTGACATCCGTGGGACTTCCGGTAGACGGAATCGCGCTGGTGGCAGGCATCGACCGTGTCTTTGACATGGGACGCACCACCGTCAACATCACCGGAGACGCCTCCTGCGTCATGGTGGTCAGCAATCTGCAGAACAGGCGGGAAGCCAGAAAAGCGGCCAGACTGGCCAAAGAAAGCTGATCCGGAGCAAAAATCCGGAGATAGAAAAGGAGCAGTGAATTTTTATGCAAGAACCATCAAAAGTATATTTTACTGATTTCAGAACCCGGCTGGGGGTTTCCCTGACAGAGAAGCTGCAGCGCCTGATGCGGCAGGCCGGGTTTGACCGCATCGACATGGAAGGCAAGTTTGCAGCCATCAAGATGCATTTCGGCGAACTGGGCAACCTGGCGTTCCTGCGTCCTAATTACGCGAAAGCAGTGGCAGATCTGGTAAAGGAAAATGGGGGCATCCCCTTCCTGACCGACTGCAACACCCTGTATCCCGGCAGCAGGAAACATGCCCTGGAGCATCTGGACTGCGCCAATTTAAACGGATTCAATCCGATCTCCACCGGATGCCAGATCATCATCGGGGACGGGCTCCGGGGAACGGATGACGTAGAGGTACCGGTGCCAAACGGTGAATACTGCAAAACCGCCCGGATCGGCCATGCGGTTATGGACGCGGATATCCTGATTTCCCTGACCCATTTCAAGGGCCATGAGCAGACCGGATTCGGCGGAGCGATTAAAAACATCGGGATGGGCTGCGGCAGCCGCGCCGGCAAGATGGCACAGCACAGCAGCGGCCAGCCCCATGTGGAGGAAGAGAGCTGCCGCGGCTGTGAACGCTGCGCGCGGGAGTGCGGATCCGACGCCATTTCCTACAGCAGCCACAAAGCCTGGATTGATCCGGAGCGCTGTGTGGGCTGCGGAAGGTGTCTCGGGGCCTGCGCCTTTGACGCAATTGTGAACAACAACATGGACGCGCCCCAGCTGTTAGGCCGGAAAATGGCGGAATACACCGCGGCTGTGGTCAGCGGACGTCCCTGCTTCCATGTAAGCCTGATTCAGGATGTATCCCCCAACTGTGACTGCCATGGAGAAAATGACGCGCCGATTCTGCCGGATATCGGTATGCTGGCGTCCTTTGATCCGGTCGCCCTGGACCAGGCCTGTGTGGATCTGTGTCAGCAGGCGGCGCCGATCCGCAACAGCCAGCTGGGAGATAATATGGCCAGTCCGCAGTTCCATGATCATCATGACGTATTTCTGAACAGCAATCCGAATACCGCATGGAAGGAAACCCTGGAGCATGCGGAGAAGATCGGCATCGGCAGCCGGAAGTACGAACTGGTAACCATGCGGTAAGACGCAGAAGCGCCCGCGGATACAGATAAAAAGCAGACAGAATGTTATGCTGCAGAAACCTGTGGCATAACATTTTTTTAGCAGATAAAACAAAAAGTTGTATTCAAATAAGTACACAAATAACAAATAATCTGCTATACTAACTTTATGTAAGGAAAAGCCCGTTTTTTTGGAAAAAGGAGAAGGGAAGAAATGAGCAGACTAACGATAGTTACGAAAAACAAAGCTCAGGAAACCGTGGAAGAACTGTACAAGGATCTTGAGCGGAGAATCGTGGCCAGCCAGCCGGGGCTTTGTCCGGTGGAACTGACCTCCGCGTTTCTGCACATGAGTCATGCGCAGTCCTGCGGCAAGTGCGTGCCGTGCCGTGTCGGCCTGGAACGCCTGGAAGAGCTGGTGAATCAGGTTCTGGATCACAAGGCGGATATGGGGACGCTGAAACAGATCGAGAAGACCGCGGAAGTGATTTTTACCACTTCGGACTGTGCCATCGGATATGAAGCCGCGCGGATGGTCCTGAAGGGAATCCGCGGATTCCGGGAAGACTTTGAGGAGCATGTACAGAAGGGCAGATGCCGGATGATGACCAGAGAACCGGTGCCGTGCCAGTCTCTGTGTCCTGCCCATGTCAATGTGCCGGGATATATCGCGCTGATTCACGAGGGAAGATATTCCGACGCGGTGAATCTGATTCGTCAGGACAATCCGCTTCCGGCAGTCTGCGGACTGATCTGCGAGCATCCCTGCGAAGCCCGCTGCCGGCGCTCGCTGGTGGATGACGCCATCAATATCCGCGGCCTGAAGCGCTACGCAGTGGAGCACGAAGGCGAGATCCGCATTCCGGACAAAGCAGAGCAGACCGGCAAAAAGATCGCCGTGATCGGCGGCGGCCCGGCAGGTCTGTCCGCAGCCTATTATCTGTCCCTGATGGGACACGAAGTCATGGTCTACGAGCAGCGGAAGCAGCTGGGCGGCATGCTGCGCTACGGCATTCCGGCGTACCGGCTGCCCCGGGAGATTCTGGATAAGGAGATTGACGCCCTGCAGCTGTCCGGTTTCCAGACAAAGACCAACGTAAGTATCGGCAAGGACATTTCCCTGTCCCGGTTAAAAGAGCAGTATGATGCCCTCTATATTGCCATCGGCGCTCATCAGGACCGAAAGATCGGCATTGAAGGGGAAGACGCGGAAGGCGTGATCTCCGCGGTGGAGATGCTGCGTTCCATCGGCGACAGCTTCCCCATGGATTTCACGGGAATGGACATCGTCGTCGTAGGCGGCGGCAATGTGGCCATGGATGTGGCCCGCTCAGCAGTGCGCCTGGGCGCCAAGTCTGTCCGGGTGGCATATCGGAGAAGAAAGAACGATATGACCGCGCTGGAAGAGGAAATCGAAGGAGCTATCGCGGACGGTGTGGAGATCCGCGGCATGAACGCGCCGATTCGCATCGAAAAGGACGCGGACGGACGGGTAGCCGCGCTCTGGGTACAGCCGCAGAAAGTGGGCGCCATTTCCAAGGGCCGTCCCGCGCCGGATGCGGCAGCCAAGCCGGAGGAGCGCTGGGCCTGTGACCGGGTGCTGGTTGCCATCGGCCAGGGTATTGATTCCAGCGCCTTCCAGGAATTCGGCATTCCGTTCCACCGCGGAACCATTGACGCGCTGGAGTCCGCGGATGTCAAGGACGCGGAAGGCATCTTCGCCGGCGGCGACTGTGTCACCGGACCGGCTACCGTTATTCAGGCCATCGCGGGCGGCAAGGTGGCAGCAGTGAATATTGACGAATATCTGGGCTTCGAGCATGAAATCCGGAACGAAATCGAACTGCCGCCGGTACATCTGAATGACAACGAACCCCATGGACGTGTGGAACTGATCGAACGTCCGGCAGCCGAGCGGATCCATGACTTCTGTCTGATGGAATGCTCCATGTCTGATGAAGAAGCCCATCAGGAATCCGGCCGCTGTCTGCACTGTGATCATTTCGGCTATGGTATTTTTAAGGGAGGGGAAGCAAACGTATGGTAAACGCAATCATTGACGGAAAGAAAATCCAGGTTCCGGAGAAAACTACAATTCTGGATGCGGCGGCCAGCGTAGGCATTCTGATCCCGACCCTCTGCTACCTGAAGGAAATCAACGAAATCGGCGCCTGCCGGGTCTGTGTCGTAGAAGTGGAAGGCCATGAAAAACTCTTTACCGCCTGCAACAACACGGTGGAAGAGGGCATGGTGATCCATACCACCAGCAAGAAGGCGCGGGAAGGCAGAAGAACGAATGTACAGCTGCTTCTGTCCGAGCATGACGACCACTGCACCACCTGTGTCCGCAGCGGCGCCTGCTCCCTGCAGAAACTGGCAAAAGAACTAAACATACAGGAAGTGCCGTTTGAGAAGCATATCCCGGCGCAGAAAGGCAATCCGGAGTTCCCGCTGATCCGGGATTACACGAAGTGCATCCAGTGCCTGCGCTGCGTACAGGTCTGTGAGAAGATCCAGGCATCCAATATCTGGGATCTCATCGGCACCGGTTCCCGTGCCAAGGTGGATGTGCGTGAAGTATATGATCTGGAAGATTCCAAATGCGCGCTGTGCGGCCAGTGCATTACCCACTGTCCGGTGGGAGCGCTGAAAGAGCGGGATGATGTCACCGATGTGATCCACGCGCTGGATGACCCGGAGAAAGTGACGGTTGTTCAGATCGCGCCATCCATTCGTACCGCCTGGGGCGAGATGTTCGGCATGACACCGGAGGAGGCCAGCATGGAGCGGCTGTCAGCCACTCTGAAATTCCTGGGCTTTGACTATGTGTTCGATACGGATTTCTCCGCGGATTTAACCATTATGGAAGAAGGCTCCGAATTTGTTCAGCGTCTGAAGGACGGCAAGCGGGACTTCCCGATGTTCACTTCCTGCTGTCCGGGCTGGGTGCGTTTCTTAAAGGCCCATTATCCGGAATATGTGGACAACCTGTCCACAGCCAAATCGCCCCAGCAGATGTTTGGCGCTATTATCAAGAGCTATGTGGCGCAGATCAAGGGAATCGATCCGAAGAATGTATATTCCGTTTCCCTGATGCCCTGCCTGGCCAAAAAGCATGAATGCGCGATTCCGGTAATGAATGATGCCTGCGGGGATCCGGACGTGGATACAGTGCTGACGAACCGGGAACTGGTACGTCTGCTTCGTTCCCAGCATGTGAATCCGGGCCTTCTGGAGGAAGAACCGCTGGATGATCCGATGGGATTCGGATCCGGCGCCGGCAATATCTTCGGCGCGACCGGCGGCGTGATGGAGGCAGCGCTCCGTTCCGCCTACTACCTGGTTACCGGTGAAAATCCGGATCCGGATGCCTTCCGCGCAGTCCGCGGTATGGACGGATGGAAAGAGGCGGAATTCGAGATCGCCGGCATGACACTGAAGATAGCCGTGGTGAACGGACTGGCGAATGCGGACAAACTTCTGACCGCGCTGCGCAAAGGAAAAGTGCAGTACGACTTTGTGGAAGTCATGGCCTGCCCGGGCGGATGTGTCGGCGGCGGCGGACAGCCCTTCTATGACGGCAAGGAGATGGCCGCTTCCCGCGCGCCGATCCTGTACGCCTTTGACCAGATCACCGATCTGCGGTTCTCCCATGAGAATCCCTCGATTACCAAGGTATACAGTGAGTATCTGGGAGAGCCCCTCAGTGAGAAGTCCCACCATCTGCTCCATACGGATCATCACGCATGGAAGATGCCGGGAGAGAAATAGATTCCACAGGAAACAGAATCCACAGGAAAAAGACTCCACCAGGTGAAAAAAACAGAATCCGTTTCCGGGTATGATCTGGTGAACGAAAGAAAAATAATGTAAGATTAAGACAGTTCCTGAACAGGGGCTGTCTTTTTCTGGTTCAGGACAGGAAAATCAGAAACCAGGGGAAAGGAAAAAGTGAAGGGAAAAATGAAGGGAAAAAGCAGGAAACGCACCGGCAGAATCCTGCGGGCTGCGGCAGGGATCGGACTGTCTGCAGCGATGCTGGCAGCCCCGGCGGGAGATCATGCCGCCGGGGCATCACAGCCGCAGACCGACGCACATGCCGCCGGTGCATTACAGCCGCAGACAGACACGCATGGCGCCGGTGCATTACAGCCGCGGACGAGCGCGCATGCCGCCGGTGCATTACAGCCGAAAACGAGCGGGCGTGGGCTTCGCAGACCGGTGCTTTTGCAGGCGCAGAACCGGAAAGGAACCGTCATTCTGCTGAAGTGGAAAGGAGATCGGGCAGCGGACAGCTGGCGGATCTGCGCCAGAGCGGGCAAAAAGACAAAATATTTTACGGTGAAAGACGGCAGCAAGACGTCCTTAAAGATTCGGAAACTGTCGAAGAAGCAGACGTGGAGCTTTCGGGTGCAGAGCTGCGCGGAGACTGCTGCCGGTATGGTCCGGTCACCATGGAGCAAGGCAAAGAAGGCGAACTTTTTTACCGTGGTCATTGATGCCGGACATCAGAAAAAGGGAAATCTGAACAAAGAACCGGTGGGGCCGGGAAGTGCTGCCAGGAAATATAAGGTGGCCTACGGAACCGCAGGGGTGCGAAGCAGAGTACCGGAATCCAGGGTGACGCTTATGGAGGCGAAATGCCTTGCCGCGCAGCTGCGCAGCCGGGGCTACCGTGTGGTGATGGTCCGCAAAAAACAGAATGTAAATATTTCGAATATACAGAGGGCGAAAATCGCAAACCGGTACCGGGGCGGAGCTGTTTTTGTCAGACTGCACTGTGATGCTTCGGATTCTGCCGGGCAGACGGGATTTTCCATGCAGGCCGCATCCGGAAAGAATCCATACCTTACGAAGAAAAATATCCGGGAATCCGCCCGTTTGTCCGCAAAAATAGGCAGATCCTATCAGAAAGCCACCGGCCTGAAAAATCATGGAATTGTGTACCGGGACGATCTGTCCGGTACAAACTGGTGCAAAATCCCCACCGCGCTGATCGAGATGGGATTTCTGACGAATCCCTCCGATGAGAAAAAGCTGCTTTCTGCAGGGTTTCAGCAGCGGGCGGCCCGGGGGATCGCGGATGGAATCGACCGGTATTTTGGCAGAAAGTCCTGAACCGCATCCGCAGGCGCGCAGCTGCGGCCGGATCAGGAACCGTACTGCTGCGCCGCAATTTTCTGTTCTGCCAGTTCGCTGAACAGGGCAATGGCTGGATTGTAATTTGTTTTGTGCCAGGCAAGGAAGATTTCGTGGCTGCGGGCATCGGGCAGATCAATGGGGCGGATCACCACATGGGGGTTGTAGGCCTCCACGGAACGGCTGCTGGTGATGGCGACCCCGTTGCCTGTCTGCACCCACAGCAGCACATCTTCCATTTTTTCCACTTTGCGCAGGGCAGGGTGGAACCCGCAGCGGGCGCAGAGATTTTCCACATAGCGAAAGCCTTCTTCGCTGGCTTCCGGACCCAGCTGAACAAAGGTTTCGCCCTTTAAGTCGCTTAAAGACAGATCTTTCTTTCCGGCCAGCGGATGCTCGCGGTTTAACATGATGCAGGAGTCATAGCTCTGAATCGGTATGGTCAGAAGGTCCGGTTTGTCAAAGAGGGAAAAGTTGTAAGTGACAATGAGATCCAGCGCGCCGTCATATAATTTCCGGGGCAGTTCCACCAGGGAAAAGCGTTTGAGATCCAGACGGACCGCGGGATGGGCGGACTGGAAGTCTTTCAGCAGATTAGCGAAGAAATCCGAAATATCATACACATCCAGAATGCCGATGTGGAGCGCCCCTTCATAGCCCTGATTCGCGGAATGGGCGTCGTCTACTGCGTCGTGGTACAGCTGAAGGACCTGGGGCAGGCGGTTGTACAGCAGAATTCCGCCCGGAGTCAGCTGCAGCCGCTTTTTATCCCTGACAAATAAAGGCGTGCCCAGTTCCTCCTCCATCACACTGATCTGCCGGCTCAGGGCCGGCTGGCTGATGAAGAGACAGCGTGCCGCTTCTGTAAAATTCAGGCATTCCGCAAGCTTGATAAAATATTTGATCTGGTTAAATGTCATGCTGCCTTCCTCCTGCCTTGTTATAATCTGTTTAGGAAAAGATTATAACAAAAAGTTATAGTTCAATCAATGAATTGATTGTTTCCAGAAGCATACAGTGCGCCGCGGAAAAACAGAGTGTGATACACTGAAAGAAGAACAGGAAAGACTGCGGATTCCGCACAGCCTATGGTAAGACTGACGGGGTTTAAAGAAGGAGGAAAATGACATGAAAGTTATGGGTATCGTGGCAGGGCGCCACAACGGAAACAGCGAAATTCTGGTAAAAGAAGCACTGCTTGCCTGTCAGGAAGCAGGGGCAGAAGTGGAACTGGTGAATCTGTTTGATTACAACATTCTTCCCTGTACCGGCTGCGAAGCCTGCACCATGAGCATGGGGGATGTGGCGATGGGAAAAGGCGACTACAAGGGCTGTGTCCTGAAGGACAAGGATGATGTGGACGCGCTGGTTACAGAGATGCAGACCTGCAACGGACTGATTATCGGGGTACCGACCTATGATCTGATGCCCAGCACAGTATATACCAGATTTACTCATCGGTTCCTGGCCTATGAGCTGTCCTTCCTTCTGAAAATCGGAAAAGTGAAAGAAGATCCCCATCAGGTTGCCGGACTGATTGCAGTCGGCGGCTCCTGCAAAGACTGGCAGGGACTGTCACTGGATAGCCTGTCCGCGACCATGTTCACACAGTCTACCATGGTTGTGGACAAATTCCTCTCCACAAGAAACGGACGGCCGGGCAATGTGCTGCTGAAGGAGGATCAGATTGCCCGTGCCCATAAGATGGGAGAAAATATCATCCAGGCGATCCGCACACCTGTGGAAGAGCGCGGCTGGCTGGGTGATCCGGATCAGGGTCTGTGCCCGAACTGCCACAGCGATCTGATTATGAGAGGCGATAGGCACTGGGACGGAATCCAGTGGCCTTTCGAATGCGTGGTATGCGGCGCCGGCGGAGATATTGTCAAAGATGAGAATGGAAAAGTAAAATTTGTCATTGC
This genomic window contains:
- a CDS encoding LysR family transcriptional regulator, with product MTFNQIKYFIKLAECLNFTEAARCLFISQPALSRQISVMEEELGTPLFVRDKKRLQLTPGGILLYNRLPQVLQLYHDAVDDAHSANQGYEGALHIGILDVYDISDFFANLLKDFQSAHPAVRLDLKRFSLVELPRKLYDGALDLIVTYNFSLFDKPDLLTIPIQSYDSCIMLNREHPLAGKKDLSLSDLKGETFVQLGPEASEEGFRYVENLCARCGFHPALRKVEKMEDVLLWVQTGNGVAITSSRSVEAYNPHVVIRPIDLPDARSHEIFLAWHKTNYNPAIALFSELAEQKIAAQQYGS
- a CDS encoding [FeFe] hydrogenase, group A codes for the protein MVNAIIDGKKIQVPEKTTILDAAASVGILIPTLCYLKEINEIGACRVCVVEVEGHEKLFTACNNTVEEGMVIHTTSKKAREGRRTNVQLLLSEHDDHCTTCVRSGACSLQKLAKELNIQEVPFEKHIPAQKGNPEFPLIRDYTKCIQCLRCVQVCEKIQASNIWDLIGTGSRAKVDVREVYDLEDSKCALCGQCITHCPVGALKERDDVTDVIHALDDPEKVTVVQIAPSIRTAWGEMFGMTPEEASMERLSATLKFLGFDYVFDTDFSADLTIMEEGSEFVQRLKDGKRDFPMFTSCCPGWVRFLKAHYPEYVDNLSTAKSPQQMFGAIIKSYVAQIKGIDPKNVYSVSLMPCLAKKHECAIPVMNDACGDPDVDTVLTNRELVRLLRSQHVNPGLLEEEPLDDPMGFGSGAGNIFGATGGVMEAALRSAYYLVTGENPDPDAFRAVRGMDGWKEAEFEIAGMTLKIAVVNGLANADKLLTALRKGKVQYDFVEVMACPGGCVGGGGQPFYDGKEMAASRAPILYAFDQITDLRFSHENPSITKVYSEYLGEPLSEKSHHLLHTDHHAWKMPGEK
- a CDS encoding NAD(P)-binding protein; amino-acid sequence: MSRLTIVTKNKAQETVEELYKDLERRIVASQPGLCPVELTSAFLHMSHAQSCGKCVPCRVGLERLEELVNQVLDHKADMGTLKQIEKTAEVIFTTSDCAIGYEAARMVLKGIRGFREDFEEHVQKGRCRMMTREPVPCQSLCPAHVNVPGYIALIHEGRYSDAVNLIRQDNPLPAVCGLICEHPCEARCRRSLVDDAINIRGLKRYAVEHEGEIRIPDKAEQTGKKIAVIGGGPAGLSAAYYLSLMGHEVMVYEQRKQLGGMLRYGIPAYRLPREILDKEIDALQLSGFQTKTNVSIGKDISLSRLKEQYDALYIAIGAHQDRKIGIEGEDAEGVISAVEMLRSIGDSFPMDFTGMDIVVVGGGNVAMDVARSAVRLGAKSVRVAYRRRKNDMTALEEEIEGAIADGVEIRGMNAPIRIEKDADGRVAALWVQPQKVGAISKGRPAPDAAAKPEERWACDRVLVAIGQGIDSSAFQEFGIPFHRGTIDALESADVKDAEGIFAGGDCVTGPATVIQAIAGGKVAAVNIDEYLGFEHEIRNEIELPPVHLNDNEPHGRVELIERPAAERIHDFCLMECSMSDEEAHQESGRCLHCDHFGYGIFKGGEANVW
- a CDS encoding flavodoxin family protein encodes the protein MKVMGIVAGRHNGNSEILVKEALLACQEAGAEVELVNLFDYNILPCTGCEACTMSMGDVAMGKGDYKGCVLKDKDDVDALVTEMQTCNGLIIGVPTYDLMPSTVYTRFTHRFLAYELSFLLKIGKVKEDPHQVAGLIAVGGSCKDWQGLSLDSLSATMFTQSTMVVDKFLSTRNGRPGNVLLKEDQIARAHKMGENIIQAIRTPVEERGWLGDPDQGLCPNCHSDLIMRGDRHWDGIQWPFECVVCGAGGDIVKDENGKVKFVIAPDGLSRDRNVNECREKHLEEIVSTRIDFMKRQEEARAKMEKYRELKFPTVEISR
- a CDS encoding response regulator transcription factor, whose product is MEKYKVLVVEDQAMPRHLFELFIEQSERYQLVKSLESAELADIYCLKNPVDLILMDVLTKNGSSGLKAAERIKRKKPGIRIIIVTSMPEYSWMERARSIGVESFWYKDISKEPILSLMDRTMAGESVYPDAPPEVEIGLTTSASFSVRELEILREMTGGYKNSEIAEHLYLSVNTVKKYIQCMLDKTGFHTRTELAVKAREHGLVIIDKEWLDE
- a CDS encoding DUF362 domain-containing protein, with product MQEPSKVYFTDFRTRLGVSLTEKLQRLMRQAGFDRIDMEGKFAAIKMHFGELGNLAFLRPNYAKAVADLVKENGGIPFLTDCNTLYPGSRKHALEHLDCANLNGFNPISTGCQIIIGDGLRGTDDVEVPVPNGEYCKTARIGHAVMDADILISLTHFKGHEQTGFGGAIKNIGMGCGSRAGKMAQHSSGQPHVEEESCRGCERCARECGSDAISYSSHKAWIDPERCVGCGRCLGACAFDAIVNNNMDAPQLLGRKMAEYTAAVVSGRPCFHVSLIQDVSPNCDCHGENDAPILPDIGMLASFDPVALDQACVDLCQQAAPIRNSQLGDNMASPQFHDHHDVFLNSNPNTAWKETLEHAEKIGIGSRKYELVTMR
- a CDS encoding N-acetylmuramoyl-L-alanine amidase, with translation MKGKMKGKSRKRTGRILRAAAGIGLSAAMLAAPAGDHAAGASQPQTDAHAAGALQPQTDTHGAGALQPRTSAHAAGALQPKTSGRGLRRPVLLQAQNRKGTVILLKWKGDRAADSWRICARAGKKTKYFTVKDGSKTSLKIRKLSKKQTWSFRVQSCAETAAGMVRSPWSKAKKANFFTVVIDAGHQKKGNLNKEPVGPGSAARKYKVAYGTAGVRSRVPESRVTLMEAKCLAAQLRSRGYRVVMVRKKQNVNISNIQRAKIANRYRGGAVFVRLHCDASDSAGQTGFSMQAASGKNPYLTKKNIRESARLSAKIGRSYQKATGLKNHGIVYRDDLSGTNWCKIPTALIEMGFLTNPSDEKKLLSAGFQQRAARGIADGIDRYFGRKS
- a CDS encoding dicarboxylate/amino acid:cation symporter gives rise to the protein MEEKKKQKKKMPLAGQIFIALVLAIVVGLLIQSQAGFANTYIKPFGTIFLNLVKFIVVPIVLFSIMAGVVSMKDIKTVGAIGGSSLVYYFCTTAFATIIGLFVANLFKSHFPALAVSNLKYTAPEKVSAMDTIVNIFPSNFITPMSEANMLQVIVMALIIGFAIILVGEKAQLVVKGVNALNEVFMKCMEMILKLSPIGVFCLLCPVVAENGATIIGSLAKVLLAAYICYVLHAAIVYSIAVRTMGGMSPLKFFRGMLPAMLFAFSSASSVGTLPLNLECTEKLGARKEVATFVLPLGATINMDGTAIYQGVCAIFIASCYGIHLTPSQMVTIVLTATLASVGTAGVPGAGMVMLAMVLTSVGLPVDGIALVAGIDRVFDMGRTTVNITGDASCVMVVSNLQNRREARKAARLAKES